AATTCATATTCGTAACCACTTCCAAAGAGAGAATACTTATAATTTACCCAAATTTTTTATCCTTAAACTCTTATCCAAAAAGCTATGCGGTGAAACGAAGTTGCACAGGTAAATCCTAGTCACCCCGTGATAGAATCTTATCCACAGAAGAAAATCCTAGAAACAAGCGAGGAACATATACCGAACAGCCCAATTTCCATACGGGAGACATATTGATAATTGAAATAGAACAAATGGATAAGGGCAAATATCTGGACCCCCCCCTTCTGTCTTTGAATCCCTCTCTCTGATATCGCTCccaagatttcattttctttacCTTTTCTTTGGCCTTGTGTCTCTGAAAATTTCAAGACGACAAAACCACAAGCCACTTTTTTCCCAAGTTTCCCAACGTCTTTTCTTCCCGAGTGAAAAGAACGATCTTTTCTTCTTGTTTCTTGGTATCATTTCTCCTGTAGGATTAGTGGGCCTTGCTTTGATTTCTGATTTCTGGGTTTTTTGTGCTTGTTTTTATAGATTAGGCACAAAAAAGTAACGGTTTTGATTCTGATAGAGAGGGTGtattttgtttgttgtttttgttcGATTCGACTTGTTTGCAGCGTTAAAAGTTGCTGAATCTTGAAGATGTCTTGCTTGAAGGGTGGGTTTTCTGTTTCCGGGGCTGGTGAAGCCATATTCAAGAACAGAGCGCAAGAGTCTTTTCGGGTTTGTTCTTCGATTGGAGCTCTGAAATTCAAGGAAtctaatttaaatgatttttggaggAAGACCCTTGATGTGTCCGATCGGAAAAGCGTAAGCAATTTGACCATTAAAGCTCCTCCAAATTATGAACCCATCAATGTGAGGATTTTTATCTTCAGCACATAATTTTatcaagtttttgtcataatttttctgattttttcctattttttgtGTGATCTCAGGCTCAACCATCTGTTTGTATTAGCAAAGCTCAGAGATGGTGGGAAAAATCCCTTCAGCCAAACATGCTGGAGATCCATTCTGCACAAGAACTTATTGATTGTTTGTTAATTGCTGGGGATAGATTGGTTATACTTGGATTTTATTCCCCTGGTTGTGGAGGCTGCAAAGCTTTGCATCCTAAGGTAAATTTACCTTTCCTCAGACCAAATCTTAGGTCATTTGTAGTCTGTatattttgatttcaaattatACAAGAGATTTTTGGGACTTTTATTGATAATTACTCGATTTTCACAGATCTGTCAACTGGCTGAAATGAACCCGGATTCGATCTTTCTCAAGGTTAATTTCGAACAACATAAGGTCATGTGTCATGCCCTTAATGTTCATGTCTTGCCCTTCTTTAGATTCTATAGGGGTGCAGATGGCAAATTGTGTAGCTTCAGCTGTACCAATGCAACTGTAAGATATCTGAATCCATTATGTTTGAGAATCTTTTTTTTTGGATTAATCAAGATTTGGAATTTGTAGTTCGTTCTTTTGTTGTGTATTGGGATTTGGGATCTAAGATTCAATTCTTGAATTGGAGTGATGAATTTGGATTATGGGTCTTGTGCATTGGGATCTGATATCCAAGATTTAGTTTTGGTTTGAGTCAAGATCAGAATTTGGATTTGTCTTTCGCTTTTGTGCATTGGTTTTTGGCATCCCAGATCTAGTTCTTGAAAAATCTCGATTTTGATTTGTGTTTTGTTCTTGTGTTGGGATTTCATATCCATGATTCATTTTTTTGAGGTGAATCGTTTGAAATTGTGGTTTAATCTCTCGAATGTGGATTTGTCGGTTTTCTTGCACATTTGGATTTTATATATCCACTTTTGAAAGTTTGAAAATGTGGTTTCTTTGTGTCCAGAGATTTGATATCCAAAATCTAATATTTGAATGCAGATCAAGAAATTCAAGGATGCAGTAGCTAAACACGGGACTGATCGTTGTAGTCTCGGGGCGGCTCAAGGTTTAAACGAATCGGAGCTCTTGGCCTTGGCCTCGAATGGTTTGATATCGAATAATTCGCTACAAAATCCAGCTGAGAATGATGAATTTGAAAGTTTGGTTCTTGAAGAAGCTGGTGTACCATTTGCGTTGGCCTAGAAATGGGAATTGAAGAACCAACTCTGTGTTCATTGCTTAGAGTAAGAGATTATCCCATTAATCCCATTAGCAATCAGGATTCCTGAATTTTCCCCTCtattttgggattttttttttttttaaaaccttatcTTATCTATTCCATATGTAAATATGTCAtctatttgtttgtttgtttttagaaaaaatttcttaagcagtggTCTGTTTTTTGAGATATAATTACTGCTATCTGTAGGATTTGTCTGTTCATTTCTGTATTTTCCGTGTAATGGATTTAGTAAGACAATTATAACATTAAATATTAGCTATTTGTGAAATTATTGGAGTTGCAAAGTTGACTTGTAGGTTTAAATAGGGGAGGTTCgtctaaataataatatatttagtttgATGTGATATACTAAAATAAgatggaaattaattttttttacaataattaataaatgtaatataaaaaaataaagatatgaagaataatattgtaattttatatttaattaaaataggataaataattaataaataaaattgcaactAAATATTTAATGGTATTTATAATCCAATACCATCAAGTCAAAGATGaaacataaccattaaaaaAATCCATTTACAGTATTTAAACTGCAGAATCTCATAATTTTGGATTAAATATCCAAAATTTTAGTTAACCTCTTTTCAAAATCACGTTATTTCCTATATTATAGGCGAGATTTATGGTGACGTTCAAAAGTTTGGTTTCATTTTCAAgctactattattttattattattaatatcattaaatatataaatatttaatttaatattataaaaaaacattaaaagaaAGTGAATAAATAAAGGAAATAAATGTGTCATTCACCCACGAAGTTTCGTGTAAGCCATCGCAGCAAGAACAGAATTACAAAACAAATAATGCGTGACTCGTGTACGTATACCTCTTTTAGTggtcttttcaattttttttttctcctttaaaatattattttatttaaaaaatatttttcctatattatatctaaaaaaacaaaaatttgtgtgagacgatctcatgggtcgtattttgtaagacagatatcttatttgggttatacatgaaaaagtattactttttatgctaagagtattacttttttattgtgaatatcggtagggttgactcattttacagataaagattcgtgagaccgtgtcACAGAGACCTACTTTCTAAAACAATAAACgatgatatattattttaaagttatttACCGTATAATACTTAATAAAAAGCCTCTTAATCTTGGTACTTACCACTTAGTTTTTTCAAAAACAATTATAACTATAGTTTtgtatatttctattttttatattttgatcatttatattgataaatttcaatttaaatctattatctttgttatttttataattttaatcatttttttattgtaatgatGATATGACATTTATGTGAGACATAATCTGCTTCGACACGGCGAAATCAAATCAATACTTCCAATAAAAAATATCTCTAAAGTGACGTAAAAAAAATGTCAAGTCTCCGTAGTCATGTTAACATTGGTCAAAAACAAAACCAAGACTTTTAAATCAACCGACTTACAAAACTATGATctaattttaactattttaataATCGAAATCCAAATAGGATgcttaaaaaaaatgttcaaaatggGTCGAGTGGaccattttttttagaaaaaaaatatcacgAAGAGGAGtcgaacatttttttttttagtatcaTATGAAAGGGTCCTACTAAACCTAAATGAGTCAAATGTGGTGGAGCTGACGAGGATGTAATAACTGTATCACAGACAAATGGTCCCATGACACATCAATGTCGTTTAATTGATTAgactgaattttaaaaatgtatGTTATATATTGACGAACTCAAGGCCTTTTTTGACTACGGATGTGGAGATTTTTGGAAATGAGATATATAGTGTTccaatagattttttttttttttttttttgagagtcCTAATCTGAGAGGTGGGGATCGACAACGGGCAGTTCCAATAGATTTACTCTTGTCAAAATTTGAAGGTATGTGTGTGCgtgtatatatacacatacataCACACACTAGGCATGGTTTCTTTGAGGTGTTTATCCAAGTTTGCAGTGTGCAGTGTATTACCGTTTTTAAACATACATTTACGTTTGTATTGgcattattttacattttattattattagtgataatattaatattaatattaatatcaatattaataatattataattcttatattttaaaaaaataatattattatgttcttaatacaaataatattattatttttattttattattaatattacttTAAAAGCGGGTTCGGGATGTGGATAGTAATCTCATATTCGTCCCAAATTACTTCGGGGATTTTTTAAAATCCCataacccgaacccgaaaaaatcaGAGATCCCGTCCCCATTTCAGTTTTCCTTGCTGGGCCCCAGATCTGTGGGGAAAGTTGCATCCCTAACTAAAAACACATACTTCGAGTTTTTAAGatattaatcaaaattaatCTGTTCAAGTACAaacgttaaaaaaataaaaatggaaaaCAACTAATATCAACGTTAAGTATGAAAAACCATTATCGTATTCTATAAAAATGAAGTAAAAGGGTTTATGCATGTATGACATGCCTGAGTGTAAGTTGACATGTTAGATATGGAAATTAAAGAATTTAGCCATTCGAAAACTTTGAAAGTTCAATTTTTTTAGAgttacatatacatattttaatttgcaAAGTAAGTGCTTTTcgattatatttaaaaaatgatttagaCAACCAGATCGAGGCCTGGTATgggttggttagggtctggTTGGCCGTCATAAGGGCTGGAGCCATGTGTGCTGTGAGTGCGCATGAAGAGGATGTGCGTTTAGGGCTTACGATTTTTGTGTAGGTTGTGGGATGTGCGTGTGTATGGGCTGGACCAAAGTCTTAATATATGTCTAATGGTCGATTCTAGGGCTTGGTTCGAGTTGGAATCGATAGGAAGTTGTACGGAACGTATAAGTGTCATAGTGTCGCTCTTTGTGCAGCTTGTGTCTTCATGGTTCGCTATGCATGATACGGGGTTTGGGCATGGTTCGGGACTGGTTTAGGGCCTTGGGAAGTAGGTTGGGATGTATTTTATGTGTGAGTCAAGTCCCGAGTCGATTGGTACGTCATATGTGGTTTTATTTAATTCGAGAGTCGTACGTGTCTGAATGCACTTTAGGGGCTGTTTTGGGTTTAAATTTTAGATCCAACGAGGTTCACGATGttcgtaagtatgtatgacatgtaaaataattattttcgagGTATGTGATTTGTCTTGTGGTCAAATTATATTAcaggtttggaagccggagaacgtgtcatgggacctctccaacttctttggaggaattatgttatgttagggaGTAGACATCCAATCCAAGGGTTGTGGTGATCTCTGCcggcccagtattgtggtttgtttgatcaaacgatttatgttaTGTGCCATttgcattgaacagaactctacgcaaaatgatttacgattaGGAATACTATGACgagcatgaaaatatgattttatgaaaatgtttgtgCAGGAAAGTAGTGTGATACATATTTATGCTTATATTATACTATGTACGAGCTATGTTTAAATcgcatgtatttttattatgtattacttgttattcacggtttatgcatgctgagtcattaggttcactagacttgatcgatacaGATGATGTTGTTGAGGAGATGGGAGTTGGTAACCAGTGAGCACTGAGCAGGCTGGGGCTTGTGGCAGTGCAAACTAGAGGACATTGTAGTTTATGGGATTTATTATGCACATTTTAAAACTAATTACTCTAACTTTATTGCACTGGTTTTGGTGACTAGTAAGTTGAGCTTTTATATAGTATGTTAGTTTTTAAATTATAGTGGATGTTTTTTACTTGGATTTCTATAGTAGTGGTTTTCAAACGTCGAagttttaatattaactttattttaGTATGAGTGATTctcgttattttattttatgagttatgtttataataaattatttaataagaaaatttcaatttttttcgcaaatattaaagtagcattattttaaaacatggtTCGTCACCTGGTAACTTAAATTTTTCAAGATTCCAGAACATTAAGTGTAATTCGATCCATTGAACAATCGTTAAGAACACTAAAGCCAGAGATTAacaaaagaaatttgaaaacttaTCAATATGGAAAGGATAGAAATGACTACAAGGTTTTCATACTTGAGAACCAGTTGATAGATTCACAATCTTGATAATTTCATTCTTTCAAGATATGAAAATATGAACTTCAATTCAATTCGTAGAACAACTGATAAGAGTACTACAACGAGatactaataaaataaattaaaggatATGACATAATTTGCTCAAACGTTGTGGTAAGAAGAGAGTAAAGTTGAGTATGATATAAGTGGATGAAACTTAGAGAGTGGTTGCGGTTTTACTATAAGGAAAAAGAAGCGAATACATCGTAAACCGTCAAGCTAAACCTAAAActatcatttttcaaaatagcataaactcttaaattctctcaaaaaccacttgaaataataaaaatcaaaaaagtaatcaaaatctttaaaatctcACTAATGCAGAAAACTAGCAAAAGTCCTTGGAttatgtgcaccatcagtccagctagttcaacaatcaagtcctccaacatcatcaaaatcatgctcacatgtatcattcacacctaatgagtctattgactcagcaaacctcaATCGTGATAACAAGTATTACATATACATCCACaaataacagtgaaaaatacatttaataaaatagtttttcatgaacatgcataactttaaatcatttcctttcatcatataattttattttcatcatatacgtatatgtttctcttttattgaattcaaatcaTTATTTGTGACTTTTATTTCTGCTTTttgtcgattgatcaatcttacgTATAATCATGGTACCAGGCAGCAGGGACATCGACGAcctcgactaatttcccaattcgttttaaaacttgaacttacGTCCTGATTTTAACtcgaatcaactcgaaacttaactaaactttaccaaacttgaactaTAGCTTATTAAAACCTAACCATACCCTATGCAATCCAAATCAAGCCGTTTAAAACTATCGGAAAATCCTAAATAGCTACTGAAATTTTTTGCCacccgaatcgactcaaaaTTTACCCTTACTTGAATCATAGCTTATTAAGACCTAATCATGCCCTATGCAATCCAAATCAAGCCATTTAGAACCCTCGTAAAAGCCTAAACAACTACTGAAATTTTTTGCCCTAATCACACGAAACCCTAGCCCCATAGACCATGGTTTACTTCGATCCTAGACCCTAACCGTAGTGACCAGCCCCTAACCAGCCATTCTAGGACCTAGATCGAACCATTAACAAGCTGATGGACCAAGCCCTACAGGCCATACACGAACAACCCTCAAACCCGTGCACTTCAAGACTCGGGCGACCCAAGCTTCCAACCTACAGCCTTCCTCCTTGCACCAGCCTTCCCTCAATCCATGtaggaccatgactagaccCTCTTAGTACCTCTGGACACGTCCCAACAACAGCATACAGCCGCGCCCTTCTAGGAACCCAAAACCGAAACCCTAGTTCCTCTACAACGCAAAATCGTTTAGCCCTTGTCCTCACTCATTCCAGCCTTTAACCATGCTTCTTATTGCCCTTAAAACTACTATAAAAAACATCCCTTCTAATAACCCTACCAtagcagcccctttgtgcatcaataacattgtttaaaaatcataaaaactcaaattctaTCATGTATGtgtcataaaaacgaaaataaagggaagggtatcatatttttcatacaaacacgtataaatatacataatatggtatgaacgatAAGTAAAGGAAGATTAAGGTGTGTCTTTGCGTGTTTCACGCACGAAAAATAACCATTGACGCGAAGGATGTTGGCGGAGAGACGGGGGATAATCCTTGCTGCATTTTTCCTCAAAGTTCACATGAATTTGCCTTCCAAAAACATGGTGTGTGTGCATGTGCTGATGGAGGAGGGTCCTAGTGCTTTTGAAGCTTGGTGGCGTGAGTTTGAATTGATTTAGAGTTTGAaaattctatatttttaaataaatagttgTGAAGTAGGCTACACCCAATAAACTTAGTACAATAGGCCCATTAGATAgtaggtaaaatatttcgtttataatagttttcaaaaatattagcggagcctccaaaaagtccatattttcgtcaaaaatcgattactagtttaaaatacgactcggagcgtaaaaacatctcaaaagtTACCATTTTCTAAAttctcatttaaaatataccatatattaaataattaaaaataataatttaataaaaatattttatttttattgtctccgatctccgttcctcgatcgcatcttgaataactttttaaaaacaCACTTTTTATGCATCCTAGTAGAAAACCATGttttaaacatgaaaatataCTTACCACATTTAATAAGTGCAATTTCATTagttattttctatttttcctagatttgcatgcagttagattacgttatcgcattttgaaccttacaattccttcctcccttaaatgaaatttcgttctcgaaattaaaacttaccaaataaCTCCTGGTAGTGACTCCTCATGTCCAACTCGGTTTCCCATGTAGCTttctcctccgaatgatttagccacttgactttgaccatttaTATAACTTTATTCtggagtcttctttcttgcctataTAAGATTTGTGTAGGTCTTTCCTCGTAAgacatatttggagtcaattgaagaggttcataattcagtacatgtgaaggatttgacatgtactttcgcagtatcgagatatggaacacattatgcactccagctagcatcggtggcaacaccactctataagctaatgtcccaatCTTCGGTAAAAACTCCAACGATCTTATGAACCTCGGACTGAGTTTGTCTTTCttgtcaaatctcataacacccttcataggtgctactttcataaatacatggtcacccactgcaaactctagctcCCTTCGTCGCTTATCAGCGTAGCTTTTCTGGTTACtttgagcagtcttcatcctatctcggattttgactactagctctGCTGTTTTCTTGATCAAGTCCGGACCGAATTCccctctttcaccaacctcgtcccaatataTCGGTTATCTACACTTCCTcccataaagtgcctcgtaaggagccatacctatagacgagtTGTAGCTATTGATATAGGTGAACTCCAGTAAAGGTAACTTTGGCTCCCGacttccttggaaatcgatcacacaagctcggagtagatcttccaaaatttgaatcaacttttcggactgaccatcggtttgaggataaAATGCGGTGCTGAACAACAGCTGCAttcccatcgctgcatgcagactcttcccTTAAGATGATGTGAACTAGGATCTATGTCCGAAAaaatagacactggaatcccatgcagtagGACTACCTCTCGGATGTACATCTCTGAGtactgtgtcatggtgaatgtcatcttaataggtagaaagtgtgctgatttcgtaagacgatcaactatcacccaaatgggaTTGAATCTCCTCATAGTTCTCGGCAATCCCACTACAAAATCCATCGtgatatttttctcatttccacacgggaataggaagtggcttaagcttctctgctggcctctgatgatCTGCCTTAACTTGCTGGCATGTCAAATACTCGGACACAAAATGcaagatgtctcgcttcatgtccggccaccaatacaacaactacaaatctttgtacatcttcgtacttccaggatgaatggagtacggggtattatgagcttccttcataataaccTCTCTCAATGACTcgccactaggaacccatagtcgatctcgatatcgaactatgTCATCTTCCTCGGAATACAGCTTCTGGCCTTTAGATTCATCTCTCAGTCTTCATTTTGTATCTACTCATCAGAAAACTGGCCTTCTCTGATTCTATCCCTCAGAGACGACTGAACTGTCATAGTAGAAATATTAGGAGCATC
This sequence is a window from Primulina huaijiensis isolate GDHJ02 chromosome 13, ASM1229523v2, whole genome shotgun sequence. Protein-coding genes within it:
- the LOC140956376 gene encoding thioredoxin-like 1-2, chloroplastic translates to MSCLKGGFSVSGAGEAIFKNRAQESFRVCSSIGALKFKESNLNDFWRKTLDVSDRKSVSNLTIKAPPNYEPINAQPSVCISKAQRWWEKSLQPNMLEIHSAQELIDCLLIAGDRLVILGFYSPGCGGCKALHPKICQLAEMNPDSIFLKVNFEQHKVMCHALNVHVLPFFRFYRGADGKLCSFSCTNATIKKFKDAVAKHGTDRCSLGAAQGLNESELLALASNGLISNNSLQNPAENDEFESLVLEEAGVPFALA